The following are encoded together in the Lathyrus oleraceus cultivar Zhongwan6 chromosome 3, CAAS_Psat_ZW6_1.0, whole genome shotgun sequence genome:
- the LOC127128449 gene encoding basic leucine zipper 43 has translation MQTKEFNTQLNYLLPNSNPPCNYNMFQTSHLQNFSNQQLYGTFNQTPLQILQDFSPQSSSISNNSTSDEADEQNKGLINERKHRRMISNRESARRSRMRKQKHLDELWSQVVWLRNENHKLVDKLNSFSESHDRVVQENVQLKEQASELRQMVCDMQLHGSCLPLSPLEDAPSMNSPHVESITS, from the coding sequence ATGCAAACAAAAGAGTTTAATACACAACTCAATTATTTACTCCCAAATTCCAATCCACCATGCAACTACAACATGTTCCAAACATCTCATCTCCAAAATTTCTCCAACCAACAACTCTATGGTACTTTCAACCAAACCCCTCTTCAAATCCTCCAAGACTTCAGCCCTCAATCCTCATCCATAAGCAACAACTCGACCTCCGACGAAGCGGACGAGCAAAACAAAGGACTGATCAACGAGAGAAAACATCGAAGAATGATATCGAACCGGGAGTCAGCGCGCCGCTCGCGAATGAGGAAACAGAAACACCTTGATGAGCTTTGGTCACAGGTTGTTTGGCTAAGGAATGAGAAtcataaactagttgataagcTGAACAGTTTTTCGGAGTCTCATGATAGAGTTGTGCAAGAGAATGTTCAGTTGAAAGAACAAGCTTCGGAGCTTCGACAAATGGTTTGTGACATGCAGTTGCATGGTTCTTGTCTCCCTTTGAGTCCTCTTGAAGATGCTCCTAGCATGAACTCACCTCATGTTGAATCAATCACAAGTTAA